One segment of Curtobacterium sp. MR_MD2014 DNA contains the following:
- a CDS encoding bifunctional o-acetylhomoserine/o-acetylserine sulfhydrylase: MSTNDAAAWRFETTQVHAGAQPDPTTGARATPIYRTTSYVFENSDHARDLFALAQPGNIYSRIMNPTNDVVEQRIAALEGGTGALLVSSGQAAETYAVLNIAGAGDHIVSSSSIYGGTYNLFKYTLAKLGIETTFVEDQDDLEEWRRAVRPNTKLFFAETIGNPRINVLDIAGVSSVAHESGLPLIVDNTIATPFLIRPFEHGADIVVHSATKFLGGHGTVIGGVIVDGGRFAWSEHADRFPEFNSPDPSYHGAVFAQAVGNELAYVVKARVQLLRDLGASNSADTAFALLQGIETLSLRMERHVANAQEIAEWLDRHPEVASVSYAGLPTSPWYAAANRYAPRGVGAVLSFELKGGVPAGKAFVDELRLFSHLANIGDVRSLVIHPASTTHSQLTPEQQLTTGVTPGLVRLSVGIENVEDLRADLEAGLAAARAVSQEGQRA, encoded by the coding sequence ATGAGCACGAACGACGCAGCCGCCTGGCGGTTCGAGACGACGCAGGTCCACGCCGGCGCGCAGCCGGACCCGACCACCGGCGCACGGGCCACGCCGATCTACAGGACGACGTCGTACGTGTTCGAGAACTCGGACCACGCCCGCGACCTGTTCGCGCTGGCGCAACCGGGCAACATCTACTCGCGGATCATGAACCCGACGAACGACGTCGTCGAGCAGCGCATCGCCGCGCTCGAGGGCGGTACGGGCGCGCTGCTGGTGTCGAGCGGTCAGGCGGCCGAGACGTACGCCGTGCTGAACATCGCGGGGGCCGGTGACCACATCGTCTCGTCGTCGTCGATCTACGGCGGCACGTACAACCTGTTCAAGTACACGCTGGCGAAGCTCGGCATCGAGACGACGTTCGTCGAGGACCAGGACGACCTCGAGGAGTGGCGTCGCGCCGTCCGCCCCAACACGAAGCTCTTCTTCGCCGAGACGATCGGCAACCCGCGGATCAACGTGCTCGACATCGCGGGCGTCAGCAGCGTCGCGCACGAGTCCGGCCTGCCGCTCATCGTCGACAACACGATCGCGACGCCGTTCCTCATCCGGCCGTTCGAGCACGGTGCCGACATCGTGGTGCACTCGGCGACGAAGTTCCTCGGCGGCCACGGCACCGTCATCGGCGGCGTGATCGTCGACGGCGGACGGTTCGCCTGGTCGGAGCACGCCGACCGCTTCCCGGAGTTCAACTCCCCCGATCCCTCGTACCACGGCGCGGTGTTCGCGCAGGCGGTCGGCAACGAGCTCGCCTACGTCGTGAAGGCCCGGGTGCAGCTGCTCCGCGACCTCGGCGCGTCGAACTCGGCGGACACGGCGTTCGCGCTGCTCCAGGGCATCGAGACGCTGTCGCTGCGCATGGAGCGGCACGTGGCGAACGCCCAGGAGATCGCGGAGTGGCTCGACCGGCACCCGGAGGTGGCCTCCGTGTCGTACGCCGGGCTGCCGACGTCGCCCTGGTACGCGGCGGCGAACCGGTACGCGCCGCGCGGTGTCGGTGCCGTGCTGTCGTTCGAGCTCAAGGGCGGGGTGCCGGCCGGCAAGGCGTTCGTCGACGAGCTGCGGCTGTTCTCGCACCTGGCGAACATCGGCGACGTGCGCTCCCTCGTCATCCACCCGGCGTCGACGACGCACTCGCAGCTCACGCCCGAGCAGCAGCTCACCACCGGGGTCACCCCGGGCCTGGTGCGGCTCTCGGTCGGCATCGAGAACGTCGAGGACCTCCGTGCGGACCTCGAGGCGGGGCTCGCGGCGGCGCGGGCCGTCTCGCAGGAGGGCCAGCGGGCGTAG
- the metX gene encoding homoserine O-acetyltransferase MetX, whose product MDWQTIPEDSVPSTLVPGTELGTLGKPPVTGAWRPGDHPGSRRFAALGEQWVRGGRIPSVRVAYETWGELDAARSNAVLLLHAMTGDSHVTGPAGPGHRTAGWWGDVVGPGLAIDTDRWFVVASNMLGGCQGTTGPSSVAPDGVEWGSRFPFVTVRDQVAVQVQLADALGIDVFAAVVGGSMGGMHALEFAVAHPSRVARLAVLASTAQTTADQIAANSLQRAAIQTDPAYAGGDYFEAAVGEGPHRGLSLARRMALMTYRAPDELNGRFARSWQSDVSPLGDDGRFSVESYLDFHGNRFTRRFDASSYVALTHAMDSHDVGAGRGGVTAALAAVTARTLVVGVSSDRLFPLEDQHRIAAGIPDTLDGGRAAVLDSEFGHDGFLIEHEAVGAHLRRLLD is encoded by the coding sequence ATGGACTGGCAGACGATCCCCGAGGACTCGGTCCCGTCCACCCTCGTGCCCGGGACCGAGCTCGGGACGCTCGGCAAGCCGCCCGTGACCGGCGCCTGGCGTCCCGGCGACCACCCCGGCTCCCGGCGGTTCGCCGCGCTCGGCGAGCAGTGGGTGCGCGGCGGACGGATCCCGTCGGTGCGGGTGGCCTACGAGACGTGGGGCGAGCTGGACGCCGCGCGCAGCAACGCGGTGCTGCTCCTGCACGCCATGACCGGCGACTCGCACGTCACCGGTCCGGCCGGACCCGGGCACCGCACGGCGGGCTGGTGGGGCGACGTCGTCGGACCGGGCCTGGCGATCGACACCGACCGGTGGTTCGTCGTCGCCTCGAACATGCTGGGCGGGTGCCAGGGCACGACCGGCCCGTCCTCGGTGGCGCCGGACGGCGTCGAGTGGGGGTCACGCTTCCCGTTCGTGACCGTCCGCGACCAGGTCGCGGTCCAGGTGCAGCTCGCCGACGCGCTCGGCATCGACGTCTTCGCCGCCGTCGTCGGCGGCTCGATGGGCGGCATGCACGCGCTCGAGTTCGCGGTGGCGCACCCCTCCCGGGTCGCCCGGCTCGCGGTCCTGGCGTCGACCGCCCAGACCACGGCGGACCAGATCGCCGCGAACTCGCTGCAGCGTGCCGCGATCCAGACCGACCCCGCGTACGCCGGTGGTGACTACTTCGAGGCGGCGGTCGGCGAGGGACCGCACCGCGGGCTGTCGCTCGCGCGGCGGATGGCACTGATGACCTACCGCGCGCCGGACGAGCTCAACGGGCGGTTCGCGCGGTCGTGGCAGAGCGACGTCTCCCCGCTCGGCGACGACGGTCGGTTCTCGGTCGAGAGCTACCTCGACTTCCACGGCAACCGGTTCACCCGGCGGTTCGACGCCTCGTCGTACGTCGCGCTCACGCACGCGATGGACTCGCACGACGTCGGGGCCGGGCGCGGCGGGGTGACGGCGGCGCTCGCGGCGGTGACCGCCAGGACGCTGGTCGTCGGGGTGTCGAGCGACCGCCTGTTCCCGCTCGAGGACCAGCACCGGATCGCGGCGGGGATCCCCGACACACTGGACGGGGGCCGGGCCGCGGTGCTCGACAGCGAGTTCGGACACGACGGCTTCCTCATCGAGCACGAGGCGGTCGGGGCGCACCTGCGACGGCTGCTCGACTGA
- a CDS encoding sensor histidine kinase: MDFIAQERDRLLRSTTRVVGITCALVSVVGIVSSLAVPLVPLLGALACIAVLIAALLVFGTNGSVWWTALALASGLGALALLLLGADPDVRSVVASAVVPLAAGSLSAPLMAQRGAPVGLAMTIVAGVAAVGAVVWASGGPLSGPTAGVVLGWVLVAVVSVWIARSIPRVARRIQSIGTAHRAERQASETEAQRRQGARLLHDTVLATLTLLAHSGVGVSEQAMREQAAEDARLLRHLRLGATPQPQQSGDYSLTRVEESPLGQTLESVKQRFGRMGLEVSWHGTGQVLLPSNVLDAFLLALGECLENVRRHAGVGEAHVTIVHDQETVRAMVTDAGVGFDLDAVSAERLGYKESVVNRLREVGGDAKLFSAPGSGTTVVLEAPR, translated from the coding sequence ATGGACTTCATCGCACAGGAACGCGACCGCTTGCTGCGGTCGACGACCCGTGTCGTCGGCATCACCTGCGCCCTGGTCTCCGTCGTCGGCATCGTCAGCTCGCTCGCGGTCCCCCTGGTCCCCCTGCTCGGCGCACTCGCCTGCATCGCGGTGCTCATCGCGGCGCTGCTCGTCTTCGGCACCAACGGGTCGGTGTGGTGGACCGCCCTCGCACTCGCCTCGGGCCTCGGGGCCCTCGCGCTCCTGCTGCTCGGTGCCGACCCCGACGTGCGGTCCGTCGTCGCCAGCGCCGTCGTGCCGCTGGCGGCCGGGTCGTTGTCCGCCCCGCTGATGGCGCAGCGCGGCGCGCCGGTCGGGCTCGCGATGACGATCGTCGCCGGAGTCGCGGCCGTGGGCGCCGTCGTCTGGGCATCGGGCGGTCCGCTCTCCGGCCCGACCGCCGGTGTGGTGCTCGGCTGGGTGCTCGTCGCCGTGGTCTCGGTGTGGATCGCGCGCAGCATCCCCCGCGTCGCCCGGCGCATCCAGAGCATCGGCACGGCGCACCGCGCGGAACGGCAGGCGAGCGAGACCGAGGCGCAGCGACGCCAGGGCGCCCGACTGCTGCACGACACCGTGCTCGCCACCCTCACGCTCCTGGCCCACTCCGGGGTCGGCGTGTCCGAGCAGGCGATGCGCGAGCAGGCCGCCGAGGACGCCAGGCTCCTCCGGCACCTGCGACTCGGCGCGACCCCGCAGCCCCAGCAGTCCGGCGACTACTCGCTCACCCGCGTCGAGGAGTCGCCGCTCGGCCAGACCCTCGAGTCCGTCAAGCAGCGCTTCGGCCGGATGGGCCTCGAGGTCAGCTGGCACGGCACCGGTCAGGTCCTGCTGCCGTCGAACGTGCTCGACGCGTTCCTGCTGGCCCTCGGCGAGTGCCTCGAGAACGTCCGGCGCCACGCCGGCGTCGGCGAGGCGCACGTCACGATCGTCCACGACCAGGAGACCGTCCGCGCGATGGTGACCGACGCCGGTGTCGGCTTCGACCTCGACGCGGTGAGCGCGGAGCGCCTCGGCTACAAGGAGAGCGTCGTCAACCGCCTCCGCGAGGTCGGTGGCGACGCCAAGCTCTTCTCCGCCCCGGGATCGGGCACCACCGTCGTCCTGGAGGCTCCCCGATGA
- a CDS encoding response regulator transcription factor translates to MATPEQPIRLALVDDHRMLLGALTEWIRSAADDITLVAAVTTWPELLTSPAFPVDVVLLDLDLKDSIPVSLKISTLKTAGVKTVVMSTYSEPNVVREALGSGALGYLVKSEDADMIVEAIRAAQRGEQYVSAELDLAINSGDVGGVPKLSAQERRVMALYGGGEPVKSVAYQLGISEETAKSYLKRIREKYRVAGFDVGTKVALRKRAITDGIIVQDGSPVGL, encoded by the coding sequence ATGGCGACTCCAGAGCAACCGATCCGACTCGCACTGGTCGACGACCACCGGATGCTGCTCGGCGCGCTCACGGAGTGGATCCGCAGCGCCGCCGACGACATCACGCTCGTCGCCGCCGTCACGACCTGGCCGGAGCTCCTGACGAGCCCGGCGTTCCCGGTCGACGTGGTGCTGCTCGACCTCGACCTCAAGGACTCGATCCCGGTCTCGCTGAAGATCTCGACGCTCAAGACCGCCGGCGTGAAGACCGTCGTGATGAGCACGTACTCGGAGCCGAACGTCGTCCGCGAGGCCCTCGGCTCCGGCGCTCTCGGCTACCTCGTGAAGAGCGAGGACGCCGACATGATCGTCGAGGCGATCCGTGCCGCGCAGCGCGGCGAGCAGTACGTCTCCGCCGAGCTCGACCTGGCGATCAACAGCGGCGACGTCGGCGGCGTGCCGAAGCTCAGCGCGCAGGAGCGCCGCGTGATGGCGCTGTACGGCGGTGGCGAGCCCGTCAAGAGCGTCGCCTACCAGCTCGGCATCTCCGAGGAGACCGCGAAGAGCTACCTCAAGCGCATCCGCGAGAAGTACCGCGTCGCGGGCTTCGACGTCGGCACGAAGGTCGCGCTGCGGAAGCGTGCGATCACCGACGGCATCATCGTGCAGGACGGCAGCCCGGTCGGGCTGTAG
- a CDS encoding MFS transporter, with protein sequence MTLTTPTQRAFALIALALGGFAIGSTEFVAMGLLPNIAEALLPAQYAADPAAGVAHAGWLVSAYALGVVVGAPTIAAISATFPRKGLILVLLVGFVVATVASAVLPNFGLVLVARFVAGLPHGAYFGIASIVAGEIMGPGKRGKGIAMVMLGLSIANVVGVPAITWIGQNAGWRIAYGVVSLLFALTFLAVAAFVPRSAADEHATVGRELRAFRSPQLWIVMGLGAVGFGGFFAVYSYISPLVQNVTGLPESAVPLVLVVVGLGMVVGGVLGGHLADHSVKRTIYIGMLALIGALLVTVFTAQWVWGVFLGAFLLGATSSAIPPAVQSRLMDVAGDARTIAAALNHSAFNIGNSLGAALGGAVIAAGFGFLAPAWLGIVLALLGLLVTMVSYGVERRTDRRSALRSSSPSTGPITAPVPTV encoded by the coding sequence ATGACGCTCACCACGCCGACGCAGCGCGCGTTCGCCCTCATCGCCCTCGCCCTCGGTGGCTTCGCCATCGGGTCGACCGAGTTCGTCGCGATGGGCCTGCTGCCGAACATCGCCGAAGCCCTGCTCCCCGCGCAGTACGCGGCCGACCCCGCCGCCGGGGTCGCGCACGCCGGCTGGCTCGTCAGCGCCTACGCGCTGGGGGTCGTGGTGGGTGCGCCGACGATCGCGGCGATCTCCGCCACGTTCCCGCGCAAGGGCCTGATCCTCGTGCTCCTCGTCGGCTTCGTGGTCGCCACGGTCGCGAGTGCGGTCCTGCCGAACTTCGGGCTCGTGCTCGTCGCACGCTTCGTCGCCGGTCTGCCGCACGGTGCGTACTTCGGCATCGCGTCGATCGTCGCGGGCGAGATCATGGGGCCGGGCAAGCGCGGCAAGGGCATCGCGATGGTGATGCTCGGCCTGTCGATCGCCAACGTCGTCGGCGTGCCCGCCATCACCTGGATCGGGCAGAACGCCGGCTGGCGCATCGCGTACGGCGTCGTTTCGCTGCTCTTCGCCCTGACGTTCCTCGCCGTCGCGGCCTTCGTCCCGCGGAGCGCCGCCGACGAGCACGCGACCGTCGGACGGGAGCTCCGGGCCTTCCGATCGCCGCAGCTCTGGATCGTGATGGGGCTCGGTGCGGTGGGCTTCGGCGGGTTCTTCGCCGTCTACTCGTACATCTCGCCGCTCGTGCAGAACGTCACCGGGCTGCCCGAGTCCGCGGTGCCGCTCGTGCTCGTCGTGGTCGGCCTCGGCATGGTCGTCGGCGGGGTCCTCGGTGGGCACCTGGCGGACCACAGCGTCAAGCGGACGATCTACATCGGGATGCTCGCGCTCATCGGCGCCCTGCTCGTGACCGTCTTCACCGCCCAGTGGGTCTGGGGGGTGTTCCTCGGCGCGTTCCTGCTCGGAGCGACCTCGTCGGCGATCCCGCCGGCGGTGCAGTCTCGCCTGATGGACGTCGCCGGCGACGCTCGGACCATCGCGGCGGCGCTGAACCACTCGGCGTTCAACATCGGCAACTCGCTCGGCGCGGCGCTCGGTGGAGCGGTCATCGCAGCCGGGTTCGGGTTCCTGGCCCCCGCGTGGCTCGGTATCGTCCTCGCGCTGCTCGGTCTGCTCGTGACGATGGTCAGCTACGGCGTCGAACGGCGGACGGATCGCCGCTCCGCCCTGCGGTCGTCGTCGCCGTCGACCGGGCCGATCACCGCGCCGGTGCCGACGGTCTGA
- a CDS encoding thiamine-binding protein: MIVAFSVAPSGGPSASSDGSVHDAVAAAVRVVRESGLPNRTSSMFTEVEGEWDEVMDVVKRATEAVGAYGTRVSLVLKADVRPGHTGEIDGKLERLEAALGD; this comes from the coding sequence ATGATCGTCGCGTTCTCCGTTGCTCCGTCCGGTGGTCCCTCGGCATCGTCGGACGGGTCCGTGCACGACGCGGTCGCCGCAGCGGTGCGCGTCGTCCGCGAGTCCGGTCTGCCGAACCGCACCTCGTCGATGTTCACCGAGGTCGAGGGGGAGTGGGACGAGGTCATGGACGTCGTCAAGCGCGCCACCGAGGCCGTCGGTGCGTACGGCACCCGGGTGTCCCTCGTGCTCAAGGCCGACGTCCGCCCCGGGCACACGGGGGAGATCGACGGGAAGCTCGAGCGGCTCGAGGCGGCGCTCGGCGACTGA
- a CDS encoding DUF2029 domain-containing protein: MQQRFRWVEGVSLAVVVVLVHAVLWWLATTAPNLPLGDVTITYRRWIEVGRIDHSWVGVDSDWVYPVFALVPMAAAALGGTAAIATGWLALMVLLDAVACAFLWRFRAFGVRVVWWWLVFLLALGPIALGRIDTVATAIALVGVAFVVTRPVVASALFTAAAWTKVWPAALVGVLVLLRRGHRSAVVTGALVVTGLIVLVDVLYGGAPYLLSFVTEQSDRALQIEAPLATPFMWAAALGVPGAAVYYDREILTFEVSGAGTHAAAALSTPLMAVLVIGGVVLALLAVRRGARRTEVAPVLALLFVAVLIAVNKVGSPQYVGWYAVPVVWGLVAGYPSARRFLPVAIGVLPLALLTQVIYPGFYDELLAVHTWMVFVLTVRNVLEVAVLVWAVVVLVRLARRSPEPSSVRVSEPPVRGGVDRGRMDA; this comes from the coding sequence GCGGTTCCGGTGGGTCGAGGGCGTCTCGCTCGCCGTGGTGGTCGTCCTGGTGCACGCTGTGCTCTGGTGGCTCGCCACGACCGCGCCGAACCTGCCGCTGGGTGACGTCACCATCACCTACCGACGGTGGATCGAGGTCGGACGGATCGACCACTCGTGGGTCGGGGTCGACTCCGACTGGGTGTACCCGGTCTTCGCGCTCGTGCCGATGGCCGCTGCGGCCCTCGGCGGCACCGCGGCGATCGCGACCGGCTGGCTCGCGCTCATGGTGCTGCTCGACGCCGTCGCCTGTGCCTTCCTCTGGCGGTTCCGTGCGTTCGGCGTGCGGGTCGTCTGGTGGTGGCTCGTGTTCCTGCTCGCGCTCGGACCCATCGCACTCGGCCGGATCGACACCGTGGCCACCGCGATCGCCCTCGTCGGCGTCGCCTTCGTCGTGACCCGTCCGGTGGTCGCGTCGGCGCTCTTCACCGCAGCGGCCTGGACGAAGGTGTGGCCGGCTGCGTTGGTGGGCGTGCTGGTGCTGCTGCGTCGGGGACACCGGAGTGCCGTCGTGACCGGGGCACTCGTCGTGACCGGGCTGATCGTGCTCGTCGACGTGCTCTACGGCGGAGCGCCGTACCTGCTGTCCTTCGTGACCGAGCAGAGCGACCGGGCGCTGCAGATCGAGGCCCCGCTCGCGACACCCTTCATGTGGGCGGCAGCGCTCGGGGTCCCCGGAGCGGCCGTCTACTACGACCGCGAGATCCTGACGTTCGAGGTGTCCGGAGCTGGCACCCACGCAGCGGCCGCGCTGTCGACGCCGCTGATGGCCGTGCTCGTCATCGGCGGCGTGGTCCTCGCGCTGCTCGCGGTCCGGCGGGGCGCCCGTCGCACCGAGGTGGCACCGGTCCTCGCGCTGCTGTTCGTCGCGGTGCTGATCGCGGTGAACAAGGTCGGGTCGCCGCAGTACGTCGGGTGGTACGCCGTCCCCGTCGTCTGGGGGCTCGTCGCCGGGTACCCGAGCGCGCGGCGCTTCCTGCCGGTCGCGATCGGGGTGCTGCCCCTGGCGCTGCTGACGCAGGTGATCTACCCGGGGTTCTACGACGAGCTCCTCGCGGTGCACACCTGGATGGTGTTCGTGCTCACCGTGCGGAACGTCCTCGAGGTCGCCGTGCTGGTGTGGGCGGTCGTCGTGCTGGTACGGCTCGCGCGGCGCTCGCCGGAGCCTTCGTCGGTGCGGGTGTCCGAGCCGCCGGTGCGCGGGGGAGTCGACCGGGGCAGGATGGACGCATGA